Proteins from a single region of Oryza brachyantha chromosome 6, ObraRS2, whole genome shotgun sequence:
- the LOC121054807 gene encoding DEAD-box ATP-dependent RNA helicase 31: MRRHRHLLGLLRRAAASSTPASASRPAGPPLPSLHPVPPRNGGAAGPRFFSSRARAGAGSGAAAKSLIEDEAELSDWISDLKTDSFHLGLSSGDEGDASSTTRGPAASRGGRGGRDSRGPPPRSRFGGGGEGRGFERRGRMVSSGIDDDDEDEDEVGFASPRGRRERGGRSSEFSHRGRRGNDRGGRSSEFSHGGRRGNDFDDDAGFRSPRGQRGRGGRLANAPRRGYDFDNESGFRSPKEQRGRGRGYSDLDDDEGGFGSLRVRQGRGGRMSGMSRRGGRGSDLDDSEDDENDSMEFGASSRRHDRGRRGKDVESFGSRRGGRGDSADFGDRWPKGGKMFDFGSSEDDGELEEVDEDDGPSGFEDDLSDNGSGEKDLVKSPAKTFAPFESIKGESVDQEGVGVVRTKESGGGDSYLSQTRFDECSLSPLTLKGVKAAGYERMTAVQEATLPIILQGKDVLAKAKTGTGKTVAFLLPAIEVVSKLSPIDRDQKRPPISVVVVCPTRELADQAAAEANKLLKFHPSIGVQLVIGGTRMALEQKRMHTNPCQILVATPGRLKDHMENTPGFATRLTGVKVLILDEADRLLDMGFRTDIERIVAALPKQRQTLLFSATVPDEVRQVCHIAMKRDIEFVNTVQEGSEETHSQVKQTHIVSPLDKQFSILYGLLTDHISENVDYKVIVFCTTAKVTGLVAELLSELKLNVREIHSRKPQSYRTRIAKEFKESKGLILVSSDVSARGVDYPNVTLVVQMGVPTDREQYIHRLGRTGRRGNEGSGILLLAPWEEYFLRSIKDLPITEATLPLIDLDTKRKVEKALAHVEVKDKELAYQAWLGYYNSNKYIGRDKYQLVSLANEFSRSLGLNNPPAVPKLVLRKMGLNNIPGLRSK, translated from the exons atgcggcgccaccgccaccttctcggcctcctccgccgtgccGCGGCATCGTCGacgcccgcctccgcctcccgcccCGCGGGCCCACCGCTCCCCAGCCTCCACCCGGTCCCGCCGAGGaatggcggcgccgccggcccccgcttcttctcctctcgcgcccgcgccggtgCCGGCTCCGGAGCTGCCGCGAAGAGTCTGATCGAGGACGAGGCCGAGCTCAGCGACTGGATCAGCGACCTCAAGACCGACTCATTCCACCTCGGCCTCAGCAgtggcgacgaaggcgacgcctcctccaccacgcGCGGGCCGGCTGCCTCGAGGGGAGGCCGGGGGGGCCGGGACTCCAgggggccgccgccgaggtcgagatttggcggcggcggcgaagggcgtgGGTttgagaggagggggaggatggTGAGCAGCGGGATAGATGATGACGACGAGGATGAGGATGAGGTTGGGTTTGCTTCTCCGAGGGGAAGGCGGGAGCGGGGAGGGAGGTCGTCAGAATTTTCACatagaggaaggaggggaaatGATCGGGGAGGGAGGTCGTCAGAGTTTTCTCatggaggaaggaggggaaacGATTTTGACGATGATGCTGGATTTCGGTCTCCAAGGGGGCAGCGTGGCCGGGGTGGGAGGTTGGCTAATGCGCCGCGGAGGGGCTACGATTTTGATAATGAGTCTGGGTTCCGATCTCCAAAGGAACAGCGTGGCCGGGGTCGGGGTTACAGTGATTTGGATGATGATGAAGGTGGGTTTGGATCTCTGAGGGTAAGGCAAGGTCGTGGTGGAAGGATGTCTGGTATGTcacggagaggagggaggggaagtGATTTAGATGACAGCGAGGATGATGAAAATGATTCTATGGAGTTTGGAGCTTCTAGCAGAAGGCATGACAGGGGCAGGAGAGGTAAGGACGTGGAATCTTTTGGATCACGGAGAGGGGGGAGAGGAGACAGTGCAGATTTTGGCGATAGGTGGCCGAAGGGTGgaaagatgtttgattttggtTCATCAGAAGATGATGGTGAACTGGAGGAAGTTGATGAGGATGATGGTCCATCAGGTTTTGAGGATGATCTCTCCGATAACGGGAGTGGTGAGAAGGATTTGGTGAAGAGTCCAGCTAAAACTTTTGCCCCTTTCGAGTCAATTAAAGGAGAGTCAGTTGATCAGGAGGGTGTGGGTGTGGTGCGCACGAAGGAGAGTGGAGGTGGTGATTCATATTTGAGCCAAACGAG GTTTGATGAATGCTCCTTGTCTCCCTTGACACTAAAAGGTGTTAAAGCTGCTGGGTATGAACGAATGACTGCCGTGCAGGAGGCCACTCTTCCTATTATACTTCAAG GGAAGGATGTTCTGGCAAAAGCAAAGACTGGAACTGGAAAAACTGTTGCATTCTTG CTTCCTGCTATTGAAGTTGTCTCCAAATTGTCCCCTATTGATCGTGATCAAAAAAGGCCTCCCATCAGTGTTGTTGTGGTGTGCCCTACACGTGAGCTCGCTGATCAGGCTGCTGCAGAAGCTAACAAGCTCCTTAAATTTCATCCATCAATTGGAGTACAACTTGTAATAGGTGGCACTAGAATGGCTCTAGAGCAGAAGCGCATGCATACAAACCCTTGCCAG ATTCTAGTAGCTACACCAGGGAGGCTTAAGGATCATATGGAGAACACTCCAGGGTTCGCTACTAGATTGACGGGTGTCAAAGTTCTTATTCTTGATGAAGCAGATCGCTTATTAGATATGGGATTCCGAACTGATATCGAGAGAATAGTGGCTGCACTCCCAAAACAGCGTCAAACACTCCTATTTTCTGCAACTGTTCCAGATGAG GTACGTCAAGTTTGCCACATTGCCATGAAAAGAGATATTGAATTTGTGAACACTGTTCAAGAAGGAAGCGAGGAAACACACTCACag GTGAAGCAAACGCATATAGTTTCACCGCTAGACAAGCAGTTTTCTATCCTGTATGGTCTTCTAACTGATCATATTTCAGAAAATGTTGACTACAAG GTAATTGTGTTTTGTACAACAGCAAAGGTAACAGGTCTCGTTGCCGAACTTCTGTCTGAATTGAAGTTGAATGTACGCGAGATTCACTCCAGAAAGCCGCAAAGTTACAGAACCAGAATAGCCAAAGAATTTAAGGAGTCAAAAGGTCTTATTCTTGTTAGCTCTGATGTATCTGCTAGGGGCGTTGATTATCCCAATGTCACACTAGTTGTACAG ATGGGAGTGCCTACTGACAGAGAACAATATATCCATCGACTTGGTAGAACTGGCCGCCGAGGAAATGAGGGGAGTGGAATCTTATTATTGGCACCATGGGAAGAATACTTCTTGAGAAGTATCAAAGATCTGCCTATTACAGAGGCAACATTACCTTTAATTGATCTGGACACTAAAAGAAAG GTGGAAAAGGCTCTTGCTCATGTGGAGGTTAAGGATAAGGAGCTTGCTTACCAAGCATGGCTCGGTTACTATAATTCTAACAAGTACATTGGGCGTGACAAATACCAGCTTGTATCACTTGCCAATGAATTCAGCAGAAGCCTGGGTCTCAACAACCCTCCTGCAGTGCCTAAGCTTGTCCTTAGAAAGATGGGTCTGAACAACATTCCAGGTCTGCGATCGAAATAA
- the LOC102699417 gene encoding abscisic acid receptor PYL3-like — MDGAARGASAGKFSVTSLPRAQWRLADERCELREEEMEYVRRFHRHEPRSNQCTSFVAKHIRAPLQTVWSVLRRFDQPQLFKPFVKKCVMRGSIEVGSVREVTVQSGLPATRSIERLDLLDDNEHILHVRFIGGDHMLKNYSSILTVHSEVIGGQPGALVIETFVVDIPQGNTKDDICYFIENLLKCNLRTLADVSEECHASR, encoded by the exons ATGGACGGTGCTGCAAGAGGAGCGTCTGCAGGGAAGTTTTCAGTGACGAGCCTCCCGCGGGCGCAGTGGAGGCTGGCGGACGAGCGGTGTGAGCTtcgggaggaggagatggaatATGTGCGGCGGTTCCACCGCCATGAGCCCAGGAGTAACCAGTGCACCTCCTTCGTTGCCAAGCACATTAGAGCGCCCCTCCAAACG GTTTGGTCAGTGCTGAGGAGGTTTGACCAGCCACAACTTTTCAAACCATTTGTGAAAAAGTGTGTAATGCGAGGAAGCATTGAGGTGGGAAGTGTGAGGGAGGTCACCGTTCAAAGTGGGCTTCCTGCCACAAGGAGCATCGAGAGGTTAGATTTGCTTGATGACAATGAACACATCCTCCATGTCAGGTTTATTGGGGGCGATCATATGCTAAAG AATTACTCATCTATACTGACCGTCCACTCTGAGGTCATCGGTGGTCAGCCAGGGGCATTGGTGATCGAGACATTTGTGGTGGATATTCCACAGGGAAACACCAAAGATGACATCTGCTATTTTATCGAGAACTTGCTCAAATGTAACCTTAGGACCCTTGCTGATGTGTCCGAGGAGTGCCATGCTAGCCGTTGA